In Syntrophorhabdaceae bacterium, the genomic stretch CAACTCTTCCCGAGGAAGTGATCGCCGCATTGAAATCAGATTTTCAACAAAGAGGTAGACAATTATGATCACCAATACACGAATAGCCGATGAAGATTTTGCCCAACAGAGAAAAGAAGTACTCGCCATGTGGAAGAGCGGCGCGGAAGTGGACCTCGATGAAGCGGCCGAGTATCACAAGAGTATCCTCACGACAAAAAATATGGCTGTTAAAATCGACGCAGCCCGTAAACGTGGCGAGATCCTGCTCACGAGCGACATGGGGCATACCACCATTGAGCAGGAGATTGAACTCCTGCAATACATACAGAATGAAGGCCACACTGACCTTCTCGGGACTATGGTCGACAGTTTCACGAGAACAAATCGCTTCGAACTGGCAGAGAGAGAGATAGAGAAGAGCAAAGCCTCAGGCAGAACACTTTTAAACGGTTTTCCGCTTATCAATCATGGTGTGAAGGGTACAAGAAAAGTGATAGATGCAGTTAATCTGCCTGTCCGGCTCCGGTTCGTGGGACCTGTTTGCAGGCTCATAGGGGAGGTAGGACTTGCCGGAGGCCACACGTACACGGAAGGTCAGACGCTTATCTGTTTTATGAACTACAGTAAGACGAACACGTTTGAGAGTGTTGTCCGGGAATATCAGTATCTCTTTCGCCTCATCGGGGAATACGAGAAGCGGGGTATCCCGATATGTGCCCATCCGCTCGGAGGCAACCAAATCCCCGGTATCACCCCTCCGAGTTTGATCCTTGCCGGAACAATTCTCAATCTCCTGAGCATGCCGGAGCAGGGCGTTAAACACGTGTGGGTGAACGCCGCCAGTCAGGGCAATATGGCGCAGGACATAGCATATGCGGTTGCTGCCCCGAGATTGTCAAACGAATATTTGAAGAAGCTTGGCTACAATGATGTGACTGTATACAGCGGCGGCGCCGAGATAGCGGGAAGATATCCGAGAGATGAAGCTCAGGCCATAGCGGAAGTCCTCTGGTCACCCGTTGTCTCCGTCTTTGCGAATGTAGACGTATGTCTCATTAAAACCCATGATGAGGCGCAGAGTATCACTACGAAAGAGAACGCAGCCTACAGTCTGCGAAGCGCAAAAATGATGCTTCGTATGCTAAAGGACCAGAAAATCAACATCACCAATAACGGGGATATCGAGGAAGAAATGGATATGATGGAAAAGGAAACGCGCGCCATCGTGGACCGTGCGCTCGAGTTTGGCAACGGTGATCCGGTGGTCGGCGCGGATAAAGCTGTTGAAGCCGGCATTCTCGATCATCCCGTTGCCTCCAATCGCCACGTGCGTGGTGTGGCAATGGGGGCAAGAGATGCAAAAGGTGCCATCCGGTATCTTGTCTGTGATAATCAGCCTTTCTCGAGAGAGATCCGCGACTTTCATAAGGAAAAACTTGCAGAACGGGAAAAGGCTATCGGAAAGAAGCTGAACTGGGATATGGTTGTGGAAGACATTCTGCAGATCAGTCAACCACTTGCCTGAACAAAGAATTGGGAGGTAAGATCTAATGGATAAAATCCTAAGTGGAGTACGCGTACTCGATTTCACCGATGCGTTGGCCGGGCCATACTGTACCCGCTACATGGCAGATTGTGGCGCGGAGGTCATAAACGTTGAGAAACCAGGCGGAAAGGTGGCCCGCGGTATTCCGTATTTTTTTAAAGGTGAAAGTACTGACTTTATTTATAACCACTGCGGCAAGAAAAGCCTCGGCGTCGATATGAAGAAGGAAGGCTCCCGAGAGCTTATCCTGAAGTTAGCAAAATCCTGTGATGTTGTGGTGGAGAACTTCCGTCCAGGTGTGATGAGAGAGTTTAATTTAACCTATCAGGATTTTAAAGAGGTGAACCCCTCAATGATTATGTGCTCCATTTCAGGGTGGGGGCAGGAGGGTCCCCGGGCCGAACAGATGGCCGCAGACCTAAGTATTCAATCCATCAGCGGCATCCTTGATCTTACCGGCGATCCCGATGGAAGACCGTCACTCGTAGGTTTCCCGGTAACGGACATTCTTGCGGGACTTAATGCCTTTGGTGCGATCTGTGCTGCATTGTACCGTCGCTCGATCTCAGGCCAGGGCGACTACATTGACATTGCCATGGCTGATTGTGCCATCAACTGCCTGCACATGGCGGTCGGTGTCCACACGCTCACAGAAGGAAAAGTGGAACTCAAACGGGCCGGTGCCTTCAACAATGATATGCCTTCATGGGGCATCTTCAAGGGGAAAGACGGATATCTCGCCATCAGTGCGGCTACGAAAGTAGGATGGGACAGGCTCACGGACCTGATGGGAAAACCCGAGCTTGCGACTGACCCTCGTTTTGAAACAAGAGAAGCACGGCTCAAAAATAAAGATGCGGTAGTCGAGTACGTCGAAGAGTGGCTCGGAGCATTTGACCATGTCGCTGACGTGGCAGCTCTCCTGCAGAGCTATCGCATGCAATCTGTCCCGGTCTTATCTGTGGCAAAGCTCGTCGATGAAGACGAGCAGTTTAAGCTTCGTAGGATGCTCAAAGAGCTTGAACATCCTACTCTCGGCAAAGTGAAATTCCTTACCAGCCCTCTACGGTATACCAATTCAAATGCCTCAGTGGAACGTCCACCCACAGTTAAAGCAGGAGAAAACACTGGCGATGTGCTCAAGGGTATACTCGGTATGACGGAAAAGGAATTGGACGCATTAAAAAAAGAAGGCGTTGTGTTTGAGTGAAGGTGAACGATCCAAGAAGACAGGCGTTTTGTAGTGACGATGTGGTGCATGAGTGGTGCTTATATTCAAGGATTGGGAAGATAAAAAATCCGGAGGAACGGTAATTTGCAAGAAAAAGAAGAATTCAAATATACAAAATATATTATTACCAATGCTGAGCCCAACGATCAGCATCTCGACTTCATGAGGACTCGCCTGCTTTTTCTGGACGACAACATTATACGAGGAGCACTCGCCGTCAATTGTGTGTGGTACTGGAAAGGATCGGAAATAGTAACGACAGAAGCTCACACGCACGATTGTGATGAGATTATTGCTTTTATTGGCACTAACCCCCAGGATCCCCATGATCTTGCCGGTGAGGTCGAGATATGGTTGGATGGCGAGAAACACATTCTCCGGAAGAGTTGCATGGTATTCGCGCCGAAAGGTTTTGCCCATTGTCCGCTGATTATCAGAAAGGCGAATAATCCCATTTTTCACTTCACGGCCAAAATTAAATCTGGGGCGAACCTGATCCAAGAGCGAGGTAATCTACAATCAAGATGAGTAAAAATCAACCTGTTCCCATAATCGAAATGTCTCTTAAGAAAGGTAGCAATTCATGAACAGCGACAATTTTCGACTCCTCCTTTCCCCCTCCTGTATAGGCCCAGTGAAGACCCGTAATCGGCTGATTAAATCCGCTGCGGGTCTTCAATACTGGGCCCAGGGAGATAACCCGGTATCGGACAAAGCAAAGTATCTCTACGAGGCTTTCGCCAAAGGAGGTGTCGGCCTCATCATCATGGAAAGCCCCAAAATCGAGCCGGGCGGCAAAGGCTTTCGACTCGACAACGACAAACATGTTGCGGCAATGTCAGAGGTTACTCAGCTCATTCACAAGTATGGATGTCCCGTATTTGCGCAGCTTGCTAACCTCGCGAACTGGAAACTTGTTCCGACCGCCGATACTCCCCGTGCTCCCTCTTCAGTCTGTGTCTATTCGGAGATGGATAACCACAATACGATGCCTCGACCTCTCACGTTAGGGGAGATAGAGGAGACGATAGAGAAGTTCATAAGCAATGCAGTTGGTGCCAGGAAGGCAGGCTTCGATGGCGTTGAGATCAATACCTCCTGCAGCCATCTCCTTCATACCTTCTTGTCGCCCTTCTGGAATAAACGCAATGACGCATACGGGTGTGACACATTGGAGGGTCGTACCCGTGTTCTTGTCTCAATAATTAAAGGAATAAAGAGGGCGGTCGGGTCAGACTTCGCCGTCTCCGTCATTATGAACGGCATTGAAACGGGCGTACTCATCGGTGTCGAACCGAGTGAGACGCTCAACTTTAGTGACAGCCTTGCAATAGCAAAGATAGTAGAGCAGGCAGGCGCAGATGCCATCCAGGTGAGATCACAGTGGGTCGGTCGACACGATGCATCCTTTCTTACCGATCACCTCTTCTATCCGGAACCACCTGTCCCATTAGAATCCTTCCCGAAAGAACTCGATATGAGTCATCATGGAGCAGGGGCAAATGCGGGCATGTCAGAGATCTTTAAGAAGACTGTCTCTATTCCCATTATCACCGTTGGAAGACTCGATCCTGTCCTCGGAGAACAGATCCTCCGGGAAGGCAAGGCAGACTTCATTGCGGTAACGAGACGCCTCTTTGCTGACCCTGAGTTCCCGAACAAACTCGCTGCAGGCAGATACCATGATATCGCCCCCTGTACCGCTTGCACGTGCTGCAAGGATGAAGACCATCCGAGGCGGTGCAGGATCAATGCGGCTATCGGAACCGATAAACCCTACCTAATAGAACCTGCAAATAAGAAAAAAAAGGTCCTCGTTATCGGTGGCGGCCCCTCCGGGATGGAAGCGGCACGGATAGCGGCCATAAGAGGTCATGCTGTTACCCTTATTGAGAAAACATCAAAGCTCGGGGGACTCATTCCCCTCGCTGCAATGGTCAAAGGTCTTGAGATTGAGGACCTGCCTGCAATCGTCCGTTACCTTAAAGGACAGATAACAAAACTCGGGGTAACACTAAGACTCAATACAGAGGCCACCTCTTCACTCATTGAGCAACTCAAGCCTGAGGTTGTTATTATCGCCACCGGCGGTATCCCCCAGGTGCCCGATATACCCGGCATCGATAGACCCAACGTAGTCAAGAACACCGACCTCCATAAGATGCTCAAGTTCTTTATGAAGTTTATCGCTCCCAAATATTTGAGAATGTTGAGCAAACTCTGGATGCCATTGGGAAAGAATGTTGTCATCATCGGTGGTGGTATTCAGGGTTGTGAGCTCGCCGAATTCCTCGTAAAAAGAGACAGAAAAGTAACCATCGTTGAAGAAGCCGGTGCGATGGGAGAAGGCATGATACAACATCTCAAGTACCAACTCTTCTACTGGTTCCGCAAGAAAGGTGTTGAGATACTCTCCGGTGTTAAACCTATAGCTGTCACAGAGAAAGGTCTTACCGTCCTCACCAAAGAAGGATACAAGCGCACCATTGAAGCGGACAGTATTGTCCCTGCGATACCCATGAGACCGAATTCCGACTTATTTGAAGACCTTAAAGGCAAAGTTCCGGAGCTCTATGCTGTTGGTGATTGCAGGAACCCGCAACTTATCGCCGATGCTGTTGCGGATGGGTGGAGAATTGGGAATGCCCTATAGAAACAAAAAAGGGTTCTAATTTCAGAGGAGATTGTAAATGGAGAAGATTTTAAAACCTGTTCGGCAAGTGATTAAAATCTGCACCGCTGGAGCCGGAATAGTGATGATCGGTGTCATGATGATGATAGTCGTTACTGCCTTGGCACGGCTTATCGGATATTCCATACCCGGAACATTCGATGTTATTGAAGTTTACATGATGATTGTGGGTGCTTATGCGGTGGCCTATTGTGAAACCCTGGAAGCATCAGCACGGGCAGAAATTATAACCAGTCGCGTTTCCTCCCGAGTACGAACAGGACTTGCAACATTTACTACATTCTTGAACGTGATTTATTGGACCGTATTGTTCTATGCCGGCTGGAAAGTATTGATGATGAAAATACAAAGAGGAGAACGGACGGAACTTCTGAATGCAAATATTGTACCTTCAAGATCGCTTTGGGTATTAGCGCTCGCTCTGATATGCATCTTTCTGTTTCTCAAACTGCTGGATAATTTTGCTCACGCAGTGAAGCCATCCAAGAAAGACACGTCCACAGCCGAGGGGGTGTCCCGATGAGTCCGGAAATATTAGGTCTGACAGGTTTTCTGTGTATTTTTGCTCTCCTTGCTTTGGGAATGCCAATTGGCTCTGCACTGGGACTCGTCGGTTTTGCGGGGATGTGTTTTGTCTATCCTATCAACGGTGTTTTAACGAAGATGGCAACCGTGCCTGTAGAACTTATTTCCGGCTATTCGTTCGCAGTCATGCCGCTATTTATTCTTATGGCTCAGGTTACCGTCGCCTCTCGATTCGGTGCAGATCTTTTCAAATTGGCGTCAAAATGGCTGGGCCATTTGAGGGGTGGCCTCGCAATGGCGAGCATAGGAGGATCGACTGCATTTGGAGCCTGCAGCGGTAGCGCTCTCATTACGGCTGCGACGGTTGCACCCATTGCTTTACCCGAGATGAGAAAATACAATTACGATACAAAGCTTGCTGTTGGTGCCTGTGCGGCAGGAGGTACTATAGGTAGCCTCATTCCTCCGAGCGGTATGTTCATCCTTTACGGAATTCTCACGGGTGCTTCCATAGGTAAGCTCTTCACGGCGAGCATTATCCCGGCTATTCTTACGATTATCTCGTATTTAATAACCATCTATATTATATGCAAACTTAATCCCACAGCAGGTCCCCCGGCGGAAGTAGCCACATTTCGAGAGAAAATAAGGGAGGTAAAGAACTGCTGGGAAATATTAACACTTCTTCTTATTGCAATTGGGGGGATGATCTATGGTTTTTTTACACCCACAGAATCAGGGGCGATAGGAGCTTTCGGTTCCATTGTGTTGGGCTTTGCAAAAAGAAGACTAACGTGGAAGGAATTAGGAACTACTCTCATGGGGTCGATGAAAACATCCGGCCTGATGTACACGATTTTCATGGGTGCTATGATCTTCAATTTCTTCTGCGCGAAGACAGGGCTTCCTGATTTTGCGGGCAATTGGGTACTTTCACTCCACATATCCGCATGGGCAGTAGTTGGTGTTATCGTTATTATTTATTTCTTTTTGGGCATGGTCATGGAAGCTCCCTCAATTCAGATACTCACTATACCTGTCTTTTATCCCATTCTGGTGAACATGTTGGGGTTTGACCCAACTTGGTTTGGAGTTGTGCAGGTTCGCATGCTCGAGATCACTTGTATAACTCCACCTTTAGGCATGATAGCCTACATTATTGCCGGGAGCCACAAGGACCTTACGCCTGGAATTGTCTTCAGGGGGGCAGGCCCTTTTCTATTGATGGAGCTTGTTACACTTCCTCTTTTCGTATTTGTAAAACCTATCACAATGTGGTTACCCAACTTGCTTATGAAGTGAGGTGCGCAGAAATAAATACACGCAGCAAAATAAAACAATGAAGGAGGAGGATATGGGTAAGAAAGTTTCGATGATTTTATGGGCAATTTTGATTGCTATGTCAATTGTTTTACCAAGCCAAGCTTTGGCGCAGCAGAAAGTCATTGAATTGACCTATGGGACGGCATTTGCCGCTGACCATACTTTCAGCAAGGCAGACGCGCTATGGATCGCGAAGATCGAAAAAGAAACACAAAGCAGGGTAAAGATTAAACCATACTGGGGAGGGCAGGTTATCGGAGGCGCCAACGCGGTAGAGGAACTAGCTGGAGGCGTAGCTGACATAGCGTATGTGAGTCCTAACAACACTAAAACAGGTTTCGCGATCGCAAAGGCAATACAACTTTTCTTTGCTGGTGCGAGCGAACCAATGGCTATGCGTGTTTACCAGCAACTAAGAGTCAAGTTTCCGGAGATTGATAAGGAATACACCGACGCCGGCATAAAACCGCTGGAATACTCAGTTAATACGCAGGAGATTCTGTCGGCGAAACCCATACGCAAATTGGACGATCTCAAAGGTAAAAGAATCCGCGTTGTGGGAGACTGGGCAAAAGTGTTAAGGGCAGTTGGGTCTGAAGGTATAACTACATCCACTTCAGAGATGTATACGGGCATGCAGAAGGGCATTCTGGATGGTATTCTCGGATTGACGGAAGGGCTTGAATCTCTGAAGCTTGCAGATGTGGTCAAATATGTGAGTATGTATGACATGCTGGCGGCTCCCTTTTCCGGACGGGCGATGAATCTGGCTAAATGGAACAGCCTCCCGCCCGATATCCAAAAGGTTTTCATGAGTAATGTCGAATACTGGTCAAAAGTAACGGAAGATGGACTAGCTGCTGCATGTAACCAGGCAGTAGAATATGCAAAAAAGAGAGGCCTTGAAGTCATTAACCCTTCTGACAAGGCGCAGCTCGCGGCAATAATGGTTTCCTTAGCTGACAAGGACGCGAAGGAGCTTGATACAAAAGGCATACGCGGAACAGCGATACTCCAGGAAGCTCAAAGACTGATCAAAGGCGGCAAATAAATGCATCGCCCCCAGATTAAATGATACTCAGCCACATTCATTGATGGAATTCCACCGGTGGCAATTCAGCCATGGCCCACCATCTGTTTGGTGCCGAAAGTCCGGTCCAGAAGAGACCCATGGGCATAGACGCCTTGAGCGGTTACTCTTTTCAGGTTGCAATGAAGTGGTAGCATTGGTCCAAGGTCAACCCGAGGTTTGTTCGTGCTTTTGTCGATAAATCAGGAGACGCAATTAGCTGGCTGTGCGAGAAAGGTTGATTTCCCTGAGAACCCGAATACTGTTCTCAGGAAATAAAATTATCCCCCAAAGTTTTTTGCGTCGACTGAGGAGGGTATTGGAAAGGATCTGAAGAGGCCAAACCTCGTTCTCACGATTGTGATGAGATTATGGCTTTCATTGGAACGAATCCATAAGATCCTCACGACCTCGGAGGTGTAATGGAAATCTGGTCGAACGATGAAAGATACTTGTGCACGAAGAGTTGCCTTGTTTTGTACCAAAAGGTCTTGTTCACGTATATTGGAACGATCTCAATTGTGATGATGATCATAGACAAAAGGAGAAAAGATGCCCTTCAAAATAAGATTCACGCTGATCGATTTTACCGGTAATGTCGAAGAGTACCCATGTCATTTCGGCTACAAAATAGGTGATGAAATCATTTATGACGGCGAACGTTTTACCGGGAGGGTATGCCCCAGCCTTATCGCTCAGATGGCTTCGGTAATTAAAATGATTCACGACCTCGGCAACAAAGGTTCTGAGCGTTCGCTTATGCGATACGGGGGGCATAGCAGGCTTGATCCAAGAATGAAGCAGTACGATGGTGTTGGATATGCTCCGGTTAGGAAAAGCACCGGTGCGGGAAGCATGTCTTCGCTGCCAACGGGTTGGCCTGTTTCATGTAACGACAGCAGAACCTCTGCTCTTTTCATAGCTGAACCTTTTGACCTTGCTTCGGGAGGTTTCGACACCCCCTATTACATGAGAGAAATGAGCATCCTGAAGAAAATAGAGAAAGAACCGGGTATTACTGCCGAAGCGATTCTGAACCGTTTTACCGATTGGGAGCGGGACAAGATTTTTCCACCTCTCACCCCCATCATTGTGGAACTCATGCTCGATGAACTTGAACAAACAGGGTATATAGACGTGAGAGATGGGAAGGCATACCCCTGTAAAAGAGATGAATTGTAATCTACCATTCTACAGGAGATCTAGTAATAAATGCCCGATATCGGCATCTTCGTTGACTTTGGCAGCACCTATACGAAAGTAACGGCTCTTGATCTCGATGGAGAAACACTTATTGCTCAAGGCAGAACAGCGATTACGGTGAGAAAGGATCTCACGTCATCTGACTAAGAATTAGCCAGCCAACGGGAACGAGTCGTGAAGTCGGGTCGCAAGTTGGTCATTTGAACAGTCAATCATCTGAACCTTCTTCCCCTTTCAAACCATACACAAATACGTTATAATAAATTGACGGTGAGGTTGTTTGCAGTTTATGAAAACAGGAACGAGCACGGCAGGTACATTAAAGGGAATTAAGAATAACCGCGTTGAGAAACCGGAAGATCAGCCGCCGAAGGAAGAAATACAGGATCTGCTTAGACTCCTAGGTTGGGCGAGGGATAAAGTACGTAGGGTAAGGGAAAGAGAATTGACCCGATACGGACTAAATCCCGATAAAGGAGCTGTTTTGATTGTTATTCAAAATCTAGGTGGCAGCGCAAGGACCGACGACATCGCCCGGCAGATAATTAGAGAACGCCATTCTGTCCATGAATTACTGCGCAGAATGGAAAAATCAGGGCTATTAAGAGAGATCGAGGGGGAGCACAGAAAAAACGGTATACGTT encodes the following:
- a CDS encoding methylaspartate mutase subunit E, translated to MITNTRIADEDFAQQRKEVLAMWKSGAEVDLDEAAEYHKSILTTKNMAVKIDAARKRGEILLTSDMGHTTIEQEIELLQYIQNEGHTDLLGTMVDSFTRTNRFELAEREIEKSKASGRTLLNGFPLINHGVKGTRKVIDAVNLPVRLRFVGPVCRLIGEVGLAGGHTYTEGQTLICFMNYSKTNTFESVVREYQYLFRLIGEYEKRGIPICAHPLGGNQIPGITPPSLILAGTILNLLSMPEQGVKHVWVNAASQGNMAQDIAYAVAAPRLSNEYLKKLGYNDVTVYSGGAEIAGRYPRDEAQAIAEVLWSPVVSVFANVDVCLIKTHDEAQSITTKENAAYSLRSAKMMLRMLKDQKINITNNGDIEEEMDMMEKETRAIVDRALEFGNGDPVVGADKAVEAGILDHPVASNRHVRGVAMGARDAKGAIRYLVCDNQPFSREIRDFHKEKLAEREKAIGKKLNWDMVVEDILQISQPLA
- a CDS encoding CoA transferase, yielding MDKILSGVRVLDFTDALAGPYCTRYMADCGAEVINVEKPGGKVARGIPYFFKGESTDFIYNHCGKKSLGVDMKKEGSRELILKLAKSCDVVVENFRPGVMREFNLTYQDFKEVNPSMIMCSISGWGQEGPRAEQMAADLSIQSISGILDLTGDPDGRPSLVGFPVTDILAGLNAFGAICAALYRRSISGQGDYIDIAMADCAINCLHMAVGVHTLTEGKVELKRAGAFNNDMPSWGIFKGKDGYLAISAATKVGWDRLTDLMGKPELATDPRFETREARLKNKDAVVEYVEEWLGAFDHVADVAALLQSYRMQSVPVLSVAKLVDEDEQFKLRRMLKELEHPTLGKVKFLTSPLRYTNSNASVERPPTVKAGENTGDVLKGILGMTEKELDALKKEGVVFE
- a CDS encoding FAD-dependent oxidoreductase, with the protein product MNSDNFRLLLSPSCIGPVKTRNRLIKSAAGLQYWAQGDNPVSDKAKYLYEAFAKGGVGLIIMESPKIEPGGKGFRLDNDKHVAAMSEVTQLIHKYGCPVFAQLANLANWKLVPTADTPRAPSSVCVYSEMDNHNTMPRPLTLGEIEETIEKFISNAVGARKAGFDGVEINTSCSHLLHTFLSPFWNKRNDAYGCDTLEGRTRVLVSIIKGIKRAVGSDFAVSVIMNGIETGVLIGVEPSETLNFSDSLAIAKIVEQAGADAIQVRSQWVGRHDASFLTDHLFYPEPPVPLESFPKELDMSHHGAGANAGMSEIFKKTVSIPIITVGRLDPVLGEQILREGKADFIAVTRRLFADPEFPNKLAAGRYHDIAPCTACTCCKDEDHPRRCRINAAIGTDKPYLIEPANKKKKVLVIGGGPSGMEAARIAAIRGHAVTLIEKTSKLGGLIPLAAMVKGLEIEDLPAIVRYLKGQITKLGVTLRLNTEATSSLIEQLKPEVVIIATGGIPQVPDIPGIDRPNVVKNTDLHKMLKFFMKFIAPKYLRMLSKLWMPLGKNVVIIGGGIQGCELAEFLVKRDRKVTIVEEAGAMGEGMIQHLKYQLFYWFRKKGVEILSGVKPIAVTEKGLTVLTKEGYKRTIEADSIVPAIPMRPNSDLFEDLKGKVPELYAVGDCRNPQLIADAVADGWRIGNAL
- a CDS encoding TRAP transporter small permease subunit; the encoded protein is MEKILKPVRQVIKICTAGAGIVMIGVMMMIVVTALARLIGYSIPGTFDVIEVYMMIVGAYAVAYCETLEASARAEIITSRVSSRVRTGLATFTTFLNVIYWTVLFYAGWKVLMMKIQRGERTELLNANIVPSRSLWVLALALICIFLFLKLLDNFAHAVKPSKKDTSTAEGVSR
- a CDS encoding TRAP transporter large permease — translated: MSPEILGLTGFLCIFALLALGMPIGSALGLVGFAGMCFVYPINGVLTKMATVPVELISGYSFAVMPLFILMAQVTVASRFGADLFKLASKWLGHLRGGLAMASIGGSTAFGACSGSALITAATVAPIALPEMRKYNYDTKLAVGACAAGGTIGSLIPPSGMFILYGILTGASIGKLFTASIIPAILTIISYLITIYIICKLNPTAGPPAEVATFREKIREVKNCWEILTLLLIAIGGMIYGFFTPTESGAIGAFGSIVLGFAKRRLTWKELGTTLMGSMKTSGLMYTIFMGAMIFNFFCAKTGLPDFAGNWVLSLHISAWAVVGVIVIIYFFLGMVMEAPSIQILTIPVFYPILVNMLGFDPTWFGVVQVRMLEITCITPPLGMIAYIIAGSHKDLTPGIVFRGAGPFLLMELVTLPLFVFVKPITMWLPNLLMK
- the dctP gene encoding TRAP transporter substrate-binding protein DctP, with the protein product MGKKVSMILWAILIAMSIVLPSQALAQQKVIELTYGTAFAADHTFSKADALWIAKIEKETQSRVKIKPYWGGQVIGGANAVEELAGGVADIAYVSPNNTKTGFAIAKAIQLFFAGASEPMAMRVYQQLRVKFPEIDKEYTDAGIKPLEYSVNTQEILSAKPIRKLDDLKGKRIRVVGDWAKVLRAVGSEGITTSTSEMYTGMQKGILDGILGLTEGLESLKLADVVKYVSMYDMLAAPFSGRAMNLAKWNSLPPDIQKVFMSNVEYWSKVTEDGLAAACNQAVEYAKKRGLEVINPSDKAQLAAIMVSLADKDAKELDTKGIRGTAILQEAQRLIKGGK
- a CDS encoding glutamate mutase L; the protein is MPDIGIFVDFGSTYTKVTALDLDGETLIAQGRTAITVRKDLTSSD